Part of the Pedobacter roseus genome is shown below.
ATGATCTGCAGATATTTATATCTTCTTTCATTAACTCAAATTCGGTGTCGGAATATAAAAAATCGCCACCCCTCGGGCGAATAATCGGCCAGATTTCGATGGACAGGTTTTTCTTGGCTAATGCCAGCTGACCATAACTTGGTGTAGTACCGCCCTCGGCCAGGTTATCGCAAAATTCAGCTCTTTTAGCACCGCCATTTTGAGCAGCCAATGCTGACGCATAGGAATTTGCGCAGACTTCTAAACATGCGTTTTTTGTGATTAGATCACTTTTCATTTCTACTAATAAATGGATATAACTTGAATTATTCTTCTGTTTCTGCCAGCCCTAAAACAACCCAACCTTTTGGCGATTTATAGGTATTGAGTAGCTGCGTTGATTTTCCACCATCCGGAAACCAGCATATCTCAGTAATTACCCAATGGGAATCATCAATTTTTTTCCGTTCAGGAAAAGCATTCTGAAGACCTGAAAAATCAGGAAAGCCATGTTCTTCAGTACTATTGATAAAAGATAATTTAAGTACTTCTGCTGTTTCATTGATGATGTCATCATCTAACTCCATTTTCAGTTTGGAAAGCATGATTCTTGCTTCCTCAGAGAAATCTTTACATGCTATTGCAGCTTCAAGATCCTTAGCATTATAAGCATTCTCCAGAGCTAATATTGCACCTTCCGGAGTATCAGCGTTTGGCCTGAAGTAATCTATACCTTCATCAATATATAAGCCAACACTACTGTCGAATTCGGCCTTATCTTTTTCTGGGATACCATCTCTGATCGCCCGTATGGTGTAACCGCCAATTAATCGGCCATTTTCAATACTCATCCAGTCTGATATCAGGTCGCGATCGATCCCAATCTTCTGGTTAAGTTTCACCGTGCCCACACTTACAGGTTCATTACCTACGGTACCAAAAAGATTGCCTTCATCATCAAAATGAGGTTCAGTAAGCCAAATATGCTCGCTATTTTCGCCGTCTATAATATGGACTTTAACAGAGAAATAAGCATGATGTGGCTGAGGATTAGCCAGGCTTTCTTCAAAATACCAAAGCGTTAAATTCGCCTTTTCAATCGCCCAGTTCATGCGTTCATCTTCGCCAGGTACATAAACCATGTCTGGTTCGTCCTTGCGTTCTTCTACATTCTTTTTTCCGAAAATTTTAGATAATAAGCCCATATTAGATTGCGTTTATTTTGTTCGATGGATCTATATCCTAATAATAGCTTTTACCTTTAATTAAAAGATCCTGTTTTTCTGCATTGCAAACTGCATAACTAAAGCCTTGCTGAATGGCATAAGCACCGTATTCACCCTTTTTATTGATGGCTAAAAAGCCAACCTGTATGTTTTTGGCTGTTTCAGGTTTCTTTTTGATGATGCGCATCACGGCTTCTTTACAGGCTGCTTCCGGACTATAACCCTGGCGCATCAGTTCCACCACTAAAAATGAACCTACATTTCTTACCACTTCTTCACCCACACCGGTAGAGGTTGCCCCTCCAATTTCATTATCTACATATAAACCTGCACCAATAATCGGACTGTCGCCAATCCGTCCATGTAATTTATAAGCCATACCACTGGTGGTACAGGCGCCAGAAATGTTTCCTTTTGCATCAATCGCTAACATCCCGATGGTATCGTGGTTATATTGATTTCCTGGTAATTTTTGCGGCGCGGCTTTTTCGTAAAGTTTATTTTCAATATTCATTACCGGCGCATATTTTGCCGTTTTTAGCCATTCTTTCCATGCTTTTTCGCTTGCAGGAGTTAGGAGATTTTCTTTTTTAAAGCCCTGTTCCAATGCAAACTGCAAAGCGCCATCGCCGGCCAGCATTACATGGGGCGTTTTTTCCATTACTTTACGGGCTACTGAAATGGGGTGTTTAATATATTCGAGGGCTAAAACAGCACCGCAATTGCCTTGTTCATCCATAATGCAGGCATCAAGGGTTACACGTCCATCACGGTCTGGTAGACCACCATAGCCTACCGATTGATTTTTTTCGTCTGCTTCCGGAACCCATACACCTTGTTCTACAGCATCCAGCGCACGTCCGCCTGATGATAATACTTTCCATGCATCCGCATTTGCTGCAATACCAAAATCCCAGGTAGAAATCACAATCGGGAAATTTGCTGCTTTTGAATCTTTGTGGGGAAGCACTTCAGCTATGCTGCTTTTATCAATGGCAAGTAATCCGGCAGATAGGGCGGATGCTTTTATAAATTTACGGCGGTTAAACATTTGTTTGGTAATTGTTAAAGGAGGTTAATTGTTTAAATTGGTTAACTGGTTAATTGTTTAATGAACGAATTGTTAGATTGTTAAATCGATCAATCTTGTCTGATTATTGTGATTTGAACATTGGTTCTTATCTATTAATCGTTTTACTATTTGTCTGAAAATTGCAATTTGATCATTGGTTCTTAATTAATCAATCGTAAACCTATCTGCATCCTTTAAAAACGGAAACTGCCTTCTAACTTTAACCAATTCTTCATAATTGATGCTGAACGTGTATAAATCTTCATCTTCAGGTTTATAATAAACGGTATTACCATAAGGATCTAAACACATGGATAATCCGCTATGGTAAATCTGGTTTCCATCATGGCCAACACGGTTTACGGCAATTACATAACTTTGGTTTTCGATAGCCCGGGCAGGAATAAGTGCTTTCCAGTGTGCTGAGCGTTTATCAGGCCAGTTGGCAACAAGAAGCAAGATATCGTATTCCTGATCTACGTTTCGCAACCAAACCGGAAAACGTAGATCGTAGCAGATGGCCAGTCTGATTTTCCAGCCTTTAAGTTCTACAATCAGTTTCTCTTTGCCAGGACTAAAATGCTCATCTTCATTACCCATGCCAAATAAATGGCGTTTATCGTAATGCTGATGTTTGCCATCTGGTTCCATCCAGATTAAACGATTATAATATTGGTTGTTTTCTTTTATAATTAAGCTTCCTGTAACCACACAATTATACAGATCTGCCATTTTTTGCATCCACTGCATGGTTTTTCCACCCATTTCTTCAGCCAGTGCTTCCGAATTCATGCTAAAACCGGTATTAAACATTTCGGGCAAGATAATGATGTCGGTTTTTTCCCTGACACCCATCGATAGCCTCAACGCCAGATTTAAAAGGTTTTTTTCAATGTTTTCCCAAAAGAGATAAGCTTGAAAGACAGTTACTTTCAGGTTTTCTATTTGAGTGTAAACAGGTGCTTCCATTTTTAATGTTTTAAACTGGTTAAACGTTTTTTAATTTCTCTGCAGCTTGGGCTAGTGTAGCATTTTCTTTGGCAAAGCAGAAGCGAATGATTTTATGGTCGGTCGATTTCTGATAAAATGCCGAAACAGGAATGGTGGCTACTCCAAATTCTTTAATTAAGCGCATACTAAAATCAGTGTCTTTTTCATCGCTGATATCGCTATAGCTTGCACACTGAAAATAAGAACCGTTACAAGGCAAAAGTTTAAAACGGCTCTCGGCCAAAAGATCCCTGAAATAATCACGTTTCTGTTGGAAAAAACTGGCTAATCCAGTATAATTTTTCGGTTCTTTAATGTATTCGGCAATAGCCTGCTGCATGGGACTATTAACGCTGAAAACGTTAAATTGGTGTACCTTTCTAAATTCCTTCATCAGTTTTTCGGGTGCCAGGCAGTAACCGAGTTTCCAACCGGTAGCATGTAAAAGTTTGCCGAAAGAGGCTACGATAAAGCTTCGCTGCTTTAATTCAGGATAGAGCATTACACTTTGGTGTTTTTGTTCATCATAAATTAAATGTTCATAAACCTCATCACTTAAAATTAAAATATCGGTACCACTAATCAGTTTAATCAACGATTGCATATCGTCTGATGATAAAATACTCCCCGTAGGATTCTGCGGCGTATTTAAGATAATCATCCTTGTTTTAGCTGTAAACAGCTTTTTAACCATGTCCCAATCTATACCGTAGGCAGGAGGGGCGAGTTCGTAGGTTTTAACCAAACCACCCAAAAGTTTTACAGTAGGTGCATAACTATCATAAGCCGGTTCGAAAATTATCACCTCATCGCCCGCATTAATGATAGCTGCCAATGCGGTAAAAATAGCCTGTGTTCCGCCTGCTGTAACGGTGATTTCCGTTTCAGGGTTATATTTAATGTTATAAAGTTTTTCAACTTTCTCTGCAATGGTTTCTTTTAAAAAATTAGCACCTGGCATTGGTGCGTATTGGTTAAAACCATCTTTCATGGCTTTGTTTACCAATTCAACCAGCTTTGGATCGCAGGCATAATCAGGAAATCCTTGTGATAAATTAATGGCATTGTGTTCTGCCGCAAGTTTACTCATCACCGAAAAAATGGTGGTACCTACACCGGGAAGTTTAGATTGTATATTCAGCATCGTATAAGCGAAAATAGGAAAAAAAAGCTTAACGCCTAAACAGGATTGCCAATATGATCAAATCACTTAAACTAAAATTTACCCTAAGCTCATTAAACCCTTTGTTTCCATTTGGGTCAATAAAAATAAATACAGAACCAAATAAGCTGCAGATGAACAGATTTTGTATTATTTCAAATATATATGAGCTTATTTAAAATTATTCCAGATAAACTATTTTCTTTGCATTAAAATCTCAAAAATTCCTAAATGAAATTTAAACACTTAGCCGCCGTATTTTTAGTGGTCATTACTGCATCAGCATTTGTGAGTCCTAAAAAAGCTTTAAGAACATTTGTCTCCAACTACGAAAATGTATTGGGCACTTCCTTAGAATTGAAATTCAAAGCAAGTAATCAGGCAGTTGCCGATCTGGCCGAAGAGCATGCGCTTAAGGAAATAGATCGCTTAGACGATATTTTAAGTGCCTACAAACCGACTAGCGAGTTTAGCAAATGGATGAAAAACGGAAAACAAACGACTAAAATTTCACCAGAATTATTTGAGGTTTTGCAACAGTTTGAGCATTATAAAAATGTAACCAACGGCGCTCTTGATGCATCTGCAGCGGTTATTGGCAATGTTTGGAAAAAAGCTTCGGCCGAAAACAGCTTGCCATCGGCCAATGAGCTGGAGACCGCAGTTAACCTGGTTAAACAACAGCATTATATACTGAATGAGAAAAATAAGACCGTTACCCGTTTAGATGACGTGCCTTTAGCTTTAAACTCTTTTGCCAAAAGTTATATTATCAATAAAGCTGCTGATCAGGCCATTCAAACTCCCGGTATCGAAAACGTAGTGGTGAATATTGGCGGCGACATGGTGATTAAAGGAAACCAATCAGAAAACATAGAAATTGCCAATCCAAAAGCTGATGCAGAGAATGAAGCAGCTTTGAATAAGGTTAAAGTTTCTAATATGGCGGTGGCAACCAGTGGCAACTACCGCAGGGGTTTTAATGTAAATGGAAAATGGTACTCGCACATTGTAGATCCACGCACAGGAAACCCAGCATCAGAAATTATCAGCGCTACCGTTATTGCTGCTGATGCCAGTGAAGCAGGTGCTTTAGCTACTTCCTTTAATGTATTATCAGTTTCAGAAATTGAGGCTATAACGGCAAATAGAAATGATATTGCCTATCTATTGGTGACTAAAAATGGTAAAGAAATTAAAAGCAAAACCTGGGCGAAATATGAATTAACTTCTAATAAGCCAGCAATTACCTTAGCTAGAGTTAATAAAGCAGATAAAGCCTGGAATACGAAATACGAGCTGATTGTAAACTTAGAACTAGCCAATATCGAATCAACCGATGGAAAACGTGTTCGCCGTCCCTTTGTTGCGGTTTGGGTTGAAGATGCTGCAAAAACACCGGTACGTAACCTGGCCATCTGGTATAATAAACCCCGTTGGTTGCCTGACTTAAAATCATGGAACCGCGTAAATGGTGATGAATTTAGAAAAGGAGCAGAAGGAAAATTAAGCTCAACTAGTTCAGCTACCCGTGGCCCTGGTAAATACAGCTTATCATGGGATGGAAAAGATGATAGCGGAAAACTAGTAAAAGCAGGTATATATACTGTTTATATTGAAGTGGCCCGCGAACATGGAACCTATCAGGTTATTTCAAAAGAAATGAAATTTACAGGCTCCGCACAAAAAGTAGAATTAACCCCAAATACAGAATTAGCATCTGCATCCCTTGACTACAGAAAAATCGCAAAATAATATGATCCCTGCCCCTAATGGCCTTGGGAAAAAGCCGGTAAAAAAGGATAGCGGAAAAGGCAAGGGAAAAAAGCGTTTAGCTGGATTATCGCGCTGGTTGCATATTTATTTATCAATGGTGAGCTTTACCATCTTGCTGTTTTTTGCGGTATCGGGCTTAACCTTAAACCATGCCGATTGGTTTACATCTGGTAAAGAACTAGTTGCTAAAGATTCTGGTTCGGTAAATTTAAAATGGGTAAACCAGGCAGATACCAATAAAATAAATAAGTTACAAATTGTTGAGTTTTTCAGGAACAAACACCAGATTAAGGGCGCATTGAGCGATTTTAGAATCGACGACCGCGAACTCAGTTTAACTTTTAACGGGCCCGGTTATCTTGCCGATTCTTTTATCGACCGCGAAACAGGTAAATACGAATTAACCACCACCAGGTTTGGTGCGGTGGCCGTAATTAACGATTTACACAAAGGAAGGGATTCGGGCAAGGCATGGTCTTGGATTATCGATATTTCTGCGGTACTTATGACCTTAGTATCTATCTCAGGTATTATTCTGATCTGTTTTATTAAAAAGAAAAGATTAAGCGGATTTATTATCGCGGCAGTAGGAACAATAATCTGTTATTTGATCTACAAATTATTTGTTCCTTAATTAACTTAGATGTTCTCAGGTGACTTAATTAACCTACCCAAATATCGCCTTAGGACATCTATTTTTCTATATGGTTAATAACAGGCTATTAATTAGGCTATTGTTTGTAGTATTGAACCTGTTTCTTTCACGGTTAGCGTATGGTTTACACCGCATTTTAAAGCATAATTATTCCGTTGGTGCCCCACGGGGAAATCAAAAGCGATAGGATAGTTGTATTCCTTTACTTTTTCTAATACGATTTCATAAATGGTTTTGCCAAATTCTTCACCGGCATCATCAGGTTTAACCTTAAAGCCACCAACAATTAATCCTTTTAAGTTTTTTAGTTTTCCGCTGCGTTTTAAATTCCACAGCATCCGGTCTATACTATAAAGGTATTCGCCCGTATCTTCTATAAAAAGTATTTTATCTTTTGTATTTAAATCAGAATTGCTTCCAGCTAAGGTTTCGATGATGCTCAGGTTTCCACCAACCAAAATGCCGTCAACTTTGCCAGGCCGGTTATTAATACTGGCTGGGGCAGTGTAACCCATTGGCTCACCAATTAAAGCGTTTTTGATAGACAGTATGGTTTCAATCTGTATCTGCTCCGCTTTGCTCCAGTCGTCGGGGAAGCTGTTGCACATTTTAGAATGGATGGAGGCTATCCCATAATTTTTAGCCAAATGGCAATGTAAAACGGTAATGTCGCTAAAACCGATAATCCACTTTGGATTTTTTTTGAAGGAAGAGAAATCGAGCTGATCAATAATGCGTACCAGACCGTATCCGCCGCGGGCACACATAATGGCTTTTAAATTCGGATCATCAAGCATACGCTGTAAATCTGCTAACCTTTCTTCGTCCGTTCCGCCATAAGTAAAATCGCGTTTGCCAATGGTATCGCCAATTTTTATGGTAAAACCCCAGCTTTGCATTTGTAAAACCGAAGGCTGAATCTGTTCCAGGGTAATGTATCCCGCCGGACTGGTTATTCCAATCGTATCGCCGGGTTTTAAATAGGGTGGGATTTTAAAAGATGAACTTTCATTTTCTACTGTATTTGCCAGTGTTTTAAAAGCAGGAAATACAGTTGCAGCTGCGATAAATGAAGAAAGGAAGTGTTTTCGGTTCATCTAAAATAGGAATGTAAATGTTGATGGAGCGAATATAGGATTTAAAATTTTGGCATAAAAGAAAAGGGATTTATATCCATAAATCCCTTTTTTAAACCAAACAAATTAATCTGTAAAAGATTAGTATAATGTGAATTATATAGATAACCACGTTTGAAATAAAATGTTTTGAGATTTTATAAAAAAATCACTGTATTTGCTAAATAGCCCTGATGGAAACGGAAATACTTTTTGGTACCGTTATATTTTATTTTAGAAAACTGTCCAAAAAGATTGCAGTGTACAGCAGGAACAAGCCTTTACCATAAGCACTGAAACTGCGCTTCTAAATATTTAAAAATAGGATGTGGCGGAAACAGAAGTGGTTATTTATAGATTAAAGTTAAAGGCTATCCCTCGCGGATAGCCTTTGCTAACAACAAAACAAATATAAGATAACCAAATCTTACCTGATTGAGCAGAATCAGGTAAAGTGCTATGAGATACACTTTGCGGCCTAGTAATGGATTCGAACCATTGTAAAGAGTTTATGAAACCCCAACCTTCCAATCGGTCAACTGGCCTTGTTTTATAATTGCTTTAATGCCAAATAATCCCTCAGTTCTAAAATCTGTTCTTTAATTAAACTATCTTCGTTCTTCGAATATTCCTGCTGATCTGCTTCCGTTTTTATGGGATAGGTAAGGGCCTGATATTCATCTATTGTGGGATATTGAAAATAGATTGACATAATTTTAGCGTTTTAATTGTTCGACATTGTTTTTCTTTATGATTAATGTTGAGCAAATATATAAATAAGTATATAATATCTATAGATTTAGTAGTGTATATTTTTGGTAATATTATAATTTCTTCATTATCAGGTGATTATTTTTTATTTTCATGACGATATAAGGCGTTAATTTATAATTGCTGTATTTTTTTGGAGCAAATCATCAGTCTTCTTGTATAAAAACGATTTTAAATTTTCGATGTGCTTTTAAGCAGCTTTAAATTCAATTTCAGAAAAGCTAATTATTTTAAGGATATTTGCAGTTCAATCATTAAAATAGTAATTGTGTCTTTAGATAAATTAAAACTTAGCAAACCACTTGTAGCGGCAATGACTGATGCAGGATTTTTAACTCCAAAAGAAATCCAGGCCAAAACCATGTCGCGTATTTTAGGTGGACAAGATGTTATAGCGGTGGGGCCGGAGGGTTCGGGAAAAACAACAACCTATGTTTTAGCAACTTTAATGAAATTAAAGTATGCCTTTGAAGAAGCGCCAAGAGCTTTAATTTTAGTGCCCGATGCAGAACATGTAGATCATGTATTGGAGCAATTTAAATTACTTAACCGTAACAGCACTTTCAGAATTTTGGGAATCGATAGCCGTGGCGCTGTTGATACACAAATGAACGAGATCACCGACGGTTGCGATATTATTGTTGCTGTACCCGATCGTGCCCGCGCTTTATACCTAAAACTAGCGCTAAATACCAATAAAATTCAGTTGTTTATTGTAGATAATGCAGAACTGATTGTAAAAAAAGGTTTACAGTTGCCGGTTGTGGAACTGGCCAATAGTGCCTATAAATCGCAGCATGTGGTGTTTACAGAAGTAATGCACGAAAAATTAAACCTCATGATTTCGCCTTTCATGAAAGATTCTGCTTCAACGATTGAAGTAGACGAAATCGGCGAAAAGCAGGCAGAGGTTTACCAGCAAATGTTGTATCAGGTACCAAATTTCAGGACCAAACTCAACTTACTCACTTTATTGTTAAATGATACAGAGGTTTTTGATAAAGTAGTGGTTTTTGTCAATACAAGGTTAACTGCACAAACCGTATATAAAAACTTTAATCAGGTTAAAGAAGGAGAAATTAGCATCTATCGCTCCTTGTTTTTTGATGATAAAGGCTATGATGATATTGAAGACTTTAAAGATAATCCTGATGCTAGGGTATTAATTGTTGCGAATGAAAACCTGGGTGATTTAAATATAGAAGGGATTCCTTTTATCCTGCATTTAGAATTACCAGAACAGAAAGAAACTTTAATTCAGCGTATTGTAAAACATGGTGATGAAGATGTAGTAGCGATTACTTTCTCTACCGATATCGAATTGATCGAAGTGAAAAAAATTGAGCAGGCCATCGGACAGAAACTGGAGGTAATGGAATTGCCAGAGGATTTAAAAGTAGTAGATGCAGCAGCGAAACCGAAGAAAAAGAAAACTACCGAAGAAGATGAAGACGCTGAACGTGGTGCAGCCTTTCACGAAAAGAAAGCCAGTAACTTAAAAAATTACAATTATAGCGCCGGCACAAAAGCCAAAATGACCTATAAAAATAAAAAGGGATTGTCTTAGATAGTACCCTAACACTTGTTTCTAACGAGGGTTGATTAGTTAATCGTTTATAACGATATATCAACCTTATACCACATTCCCGCGCAGGCGTGGGAATGTGCAAATGTTGTTCTCTTTATTTATAAGATCATTCGTGATGTTTCACAGCATAAAAAAAAGCTCCTTAGAAATTAATCTGAGGAGCTTTTTATTTAATCGTTATTTACGACTAGTATAAAGTAAACTCTACACGACGGTTTTGTTGACGACCAGCTGCAGTTTTATTAGTTGCAATAGGTTGGTCAGGTCCGTAACCTGTAGCTTCGATTCTTGATGCATTTGCACCTTGAGATACTAAGTAAGCTTTTACTGATTCAGCTCTGTCTTTAGATAAACGTAAGTTTAACTCTCTGCCACCAGTATTATCAGTGTGACCAGCTAATTTTAAGCTAAAGTTTTTCTCTACCAATAAACCAGCAACACGGTTTAAAGTAGCGAATGATTTAGAACGGATAGTTGATTTACCTAAATCAAATTCTAAGTTAGAAATAGCATCTCTAACTACTTTACGGTCTGCTTCAGTAATTACTGTAGTTTCTTTAATGATCGTTTTTGGAGCTGCTAAAGGACATCCAGAACCATCAACTACTGTACCTGCTGCAGTACCTGCACATTTGTCAAATTTGTTTGCTACACCATCGTTATCATCGTCAGCTAAGTCTTTAGCATATTGCTCTCTATCACGTTGTGCATTTTGCTCAGCAGTAGATAATGCTCTTCTTAACTCAGCACTTTCTTCAGCACTTTGTTTGCGTAAATCAGCAACTGCACTGTAGTTTTGTAATTGAGAGTTTTCTTTGTTTCCTAAAGCAAATTCCAAACCTACGTGAGAGTAAGAGAATCTGTTTTCGTTGTAAGCATTTTTAACTGTTGGAGATGATTTGATAAAGTTAATGTCGTATCCTAAATCGATGTTAATTCCTTTAGCTACGCCAAATTTAAATCCAACTCCTGTTGGAATAAACCAACCTTCTCTGCCATTAAATACTTCAGTAGTTCCTACTTGTGAATCTGATGACATGTAACCAGCACCTGCTTTTACGTAAGGAATTAAAACTGCGTTTTCAGTATTTAAGCTAAAGTTAGCAATGTTTAATACTGCAGTTAATGATCCTGACCATTGGATGCTATTCTTTTGTTCAACATTACTGCCTAAATAATTAGCCGTTTTAATATCTCCACGTAAGAAATCTGCCTGTAAGCCTAAAGCTGGCAAAATTTGCTTTTTAATGAAGCCACCGTAACCGATACTTTTAAATTCTCTTGCATCTACACTTCCTTTACCTAAAAAAGTATTCTGGCTTAAGATACCTCCGTGTACACCTACACTCCAGGTACGGAAAGATTTTTCTCCGAACCGACCACCGGTAGGAGGAGTTGTTGGTGTATCTTGGGCAAACAATTGTGATGATAAACCTAATAATGCAACCAACATTGTTGATTTTGTAATTCTCGTATTCATGTTCTTCTATTTTTTAAATATTAGTCTCTTAACAGTTTTTTTATCGTACTGTTTTGCATGGCCTAAGAAAAAATCTTGCCAAATACCATATTTTTTACGCAAATAGCATGTTATCAGAAGATTAGCGTGTTAAATTAATTTCACAAAAAAGTTACTTAACGTTAGGTGTTAATGAAATTTTCGTATAGTATTCTATACAGATTGAGTTTTTAGATTAATTTAAAGCAGTTGAAAATTTATTTATCTGACGGATTTTTTTTGTTGTTTAACAGCATCTCTACTGTTTTTTCAATTCTGCTGAAACGGGTTTTCTCTTGTTTTGCAGATAGTATCCAAAGTACATACTCTTTCCGATGGCTATAAGCAAGCTGGTTAAAATAGGCTAAAGCCTGCGGATGCTTTACTAAGAGCATTTTTAAATCATCAGGAAGTTTTACGGTTTTATTTACCGGATCTATGTATTCGCCATATTCATTGGTTTTGATATGGTCGTTTCTCATCCCTGATGGTTTTACTTCGTCGATGAGTTTTAGGCGTAGGGCAGTCCAGGTTTCGTTAATCGCTGCTGATGCGCATGGCGTTAAACCAAAAGCATTCAGTTCTTCCCAGCTCTTCATCAGGTCGAGATCGGATTTTATTTTTGAGGATTTTTTTGGGTAAAATACCCAGAAAATCGTTTTCGCATTAATATTTTTTAGATTGCTTTTAATCTGTTGATTAAGTTGATCTTTACTTACGGTAAAGGTAATTAATACATTAAAATTGGCTTCCTGATCATATTTAAAAACAATATCAGATGGAATATTGCCAAAAATAGCTGCTGCATGTTCAGGTGCATCAACTACCTTAACA
Proteins encoded:
- a CDS encoding YdeI/OmpD-associated family protein, translating into MENLLLKKLQVKPGYIVKVVDAPEHAAAIFGNIPSDIVFKYDQEANFNVLITFTVSKDQLNQQIKSNLKNINAKTIFWVFYPKKSSKIKSDLDLMKSWEELNAFGLTPCASAAINETWTALRLKLIDEVKPSGMRNDHIKTNEYGEYIDPVNKTVKLPDDLKMLLVKHPQALAYFNQLAYSHRKEYVLWILSAKQEKTRFSRIEKTVEMLLNNKKNPSDK
- a CDS encoding OmpA family protein, yielding MNTRITKSTMLVALLGLSSQLFAQDTPTTPPTGGRFGEKSFRTWSVGVHGGILSQNTFLGKGSVDAREFKSIGYGGFIKKQILPALGLQADFLRGDIKTANYLGSNVEQKNSIQWSGSLTAVLNIANFSLNTENAVLIPYVKAGAGYMSSDSQVGTTEVFNGREGWFIPTGVGFKFGVAKGINIDLGYDINFIKSSPTVKNAYNENRFSYSHVGLEFALGNKENSQLQNYSAVADLRKQSAEESAELRRALSTAEQNAQRDREQYAKDLADDDNDGVANKFDKCAGTAAGTVVDGSGCPLAAPKTIIKETTVITEADRKVVRDAISNLEFDLGKSTIRSKSFATLNRVAGLLVEKNFSLKLAGHTDNTGGRELNLRLSKDRAESVKAYLVSQGANASRIEATGYGPDQPIATNKTAAGRQQNRRVEFTLY